In the Manis javanica isolate MJ-LG chromosome 12, MJ_LKY, whole genome shotgun sequence genome, one interval contains:
- the LOC140845153 gene encoding small integral membrane protein 19-like, whose product MPGGYGVMGDDGLMDYSVHEAWNEATNVYLVVILVSFGLFMYAKRNKRKIMRIFSVPPTAETLAEPNFYDTISKIHLRQQLEMYSISRKYDCQQPQSQTDSVQLSLE is encoded by the exons ATGCCTGGAGGTTACGGGGTGATGGGTGATGATGGCTTGATGGATTACAGCGTTCACGAGGCCTGGAACGAAGCCACCAATGTCTACTTGGTAGTGATCCTTGTGAGCTTTGGCCTCTTCATGTATGCCAAGAG gaataaaaggaaaattatgagGATATTCAGCGTGCCGCCTACAGCAGAAACTTTGGCAGAGCCCAACTTTTATGACACAATAAGCAAAATTCATTTAAGACAGCAACTGGAAATGTATTCCATTT CAAGAAAGTACGACTGTCAGCAGCCACAAAGCCAAACTGACAGTGTACAGCTCTCACTGGAATGA